A genome region from Brassica oleracea var. oleracea cultivar TO1000 chromosome C2, BOL, whole genome shotgun sequence includes the following:
- the LOC106321815 gene encoding DEAD-box ATP-dependent RNA helicase 18-like: MDPSSSNTNKALTETRFSDLEPPLSEDIIEALDRSGFEFCTPVQAATIPLLCRHKDVAVDAATGSGKTLAFVLPLIEILRRSTSYPPKAHQVMGVIISPTRELSTQIYNVAQPFVSTLPNVNSVLLVGGREVKSDMSTIEEGGCNLLIGTPGRLSDIMERMEILDFRNLEILILDEADRLLEMGFQKQVNSIISRLPKQRRTGLFSATQTEGVEELAKAGLRNPVRVEVRAESKSESSSQQLTNSKVPSGLHLEYLVCEADKKSSQLVDLLVENAKRKLIVYFMTCASVDYWGLVLSKIPALKSISLIPIHGDMKQNARDKALASFTEASSGVLLCTDVAARGLDIPGIDYVVQYDPPQDPNMFNHRVGRTARLGKEGRAIVFLLPEEEDYVEFMRRRGVPCQEKECSEEASDVIPIIRSLAMKDRAVLEKGLKAFVSFVRGYKEHHCSYIFRWKSLEIGKLAMGYGLLYLPSMSEVKQHRLSSEGFTPVADVKFEDIKFKDKSREKQRKQNMQARKEKRQQEKKEKGKKNSKKAVVAAAADSNKRKLTGKQRQTIQTAEDEEEMARDYRLLKKLKKGSIKEDDFAKLTGADDF, from the exons ATGGATCCATCATCGTCGAACACAAACAAAGCGTTAACGGAGACGCGTTTCTCCGACCTCGAGCCTCCCCTCTCCGAAGACATCATCGAGGCCCTCGACCGGTCCGGTTTCGAGTTCTGCACTCCGGTTCAGGCCGCGACGATTCCTTTGCTCTGCCGCCACAAGGATGTCGCCGTCGACGCCGCCACCGGCTCGGGAAAAACCCTAGCTTTCGTCTTACCATTAATAGAGATTCTCCGCCGCTCCACCTCTTACCCTCCCAAGGCTCACCAG GTTATGGGGGTGATTATATCGCCGACAAGAGAGTTATCAACGCAGATATACAACGTGGCACAGCCATTTGTCTCCACTTTGCCGAATGTGAACTCTGTGCTGCTCGTTGGAGGCCGAGAGGTGAAGTCCGACATGAGCACTATAGAAGAAGGAGGATGCAATCTCTTGATCGGCACACCTGGAAGGCTCTCTGATATAATGGAACGAATGGAGATTCTCGATTTCAGAAACCTTGAG ATTCTTATCTTAGATGAAGCAGATAGGCTATTGGAGATGGGGTTCCAGAAGCAGGTGAACAGCATCATATCTCGCTTGCCGAAGCAGCGTAGGACTGGTCTCTTTTCAGCTACACAGACCGAAGGTGTTGAAGAGCTGGCCAAGGCTGGGCTTAGGAACCCTGTGAGAGTTGAAGTTCGAGCTGAGTCAAAGTCTGAATCATCATCCCAGCAATTAACAAACTCCAAAGTGCCTTCTGGTCTTCACCTTGAG TATTTGGTATGCGAAGCAGATAAGAAGTCATCGCAACTAGTGGATCTCCTCGTCGAGAATGCAAAGAGAAAGCTTATAGT ATACTTTATGACTTGTGCTTCTGTTGATTACTGGGGACTAGTGCTTTCGAAAATCCCTGCTCTGAAGTCCATTTCTTTAATCCCTATCCATGGGGATATGAAGCAG AATGCAAGAGACAAGGCGTTAGCTTCGTTTACTGAAGCATCAAGCGGTGTCCTTTTGTGCACTGATGTGGCTGCACGTGGACTTGATATTCCAGGCATTGATTACGTAGTTCAG TATGATCCTCCACAAGACCCTAATATGTTCAACCATAGAGTTGGCAGAACTGCAAGACTGGGAAAAGAAGGAAGAGCCATCGTTTTTTTACTGCCTGAG GAAGAAGACTATGTAGAGTTTATGCGGAGAAGAGGGGTCCCTTGTCAAGAGAAAGAATGTTCTGAGGAAGCATCTGATGTCATCCCTATA ATACGGTCACTAGCCATGAAGGACAGGGCAGTGTTGGAGAAGGGACTAAAGGCGTTTGTTTCCTTTGTCCGTGGTTATAAGGAGCATCACTGCTCTTACATTTTCAG ATGGAAAAGCCTAGAAATAGGAAAGTTAGCAATGGGATATGGACTCTTGTATCTTCCTTCAATGTCTGAAGTCAAACAACACAGACTCTCCAGTGAGGGTTTCACACCTGTTGCAGACGTCAAGTTTGAGGACATCAAGTTCAA GGACAAATCTAGGGAGAAGCAGAGGAAGCAGAACATGCAAGCAAGGAAAGAGAAACGGCAACAAGAGAAAAAGGAGAAAGGCAAGAAGAACTCGAAAAAGGCGGTTGTTGCTGCTGCCGCAGATTCTAACAAGAGGAAGTTGACAGGAAAGCAGAGACAAACCATCCAAACCGCGGAAGATGAAGAAGAGATGGCTCGAGATTATCGGTTACTTAAGAAACTCAAGAAAGGTTCTATTAAAGAAGATGATTTTGCTAAACTTACAGGAGCTGATGACTTCTAA
- the LOC106324876 gene encoding peroxidase P7, producing MLCSPSTIIINSKSTQVYSNMASNQFVSILVLVLTLLLQGDNNNVVKAQLTTNFYSTSCPNLLSTVKSGVKSAVSSQPRMGASILRLFFHDCFVNGCDGSILLDDTSSFTGEQNAGPNRNSARGFTVIDNIKSAVEKACPGVVSCADILAIAARDSVVQLGGPNWNVKVGRRDAKTASQAAANSNIPAPNMSLSQLISSFSAVGLSTRDMVALSGAHTIGQSRCVNFRARVYNETNINAAFATLRQRSCPRAAGSGDANLAPLDINSATSFDNSYFKNLMAQRGLLHSDQVLFNGGSTDSIVRGYSNSPSSFNSDFASAMIKMGDISPLTGSSGEIRKVCGKTN from the exons ATGCTTTGTTCTCCAAGTACAATAATAATCAACTCTAAGTCTACCCAAGTTTACTCAAACATGGCTTCAAATCAATTTGTTTCCATTTTAGTTCTAGTCCTTACGCTTTTACTGCAAGGTGATAACAATAACGTCGTCAAAGCACAACTCACCACAAACTTCTACTCAACCTCTTGCCCTAATCTACTCTCTACCGTTAAATCAGGCGTTAAATCTGCCGTTAGCAGCCAGCCTCGAATGGGTGCATCTATCCTCCGTCTCTTCTTCCACGATTGCTTCGTCAAC GGATGCGACGGTTCTATTCTACTAGACGACACATCAAGCTTTACGGGAGAACAAAACGCGGGCCCTAACCGCAACTCTGCTCGTGGGTTTACTGTGATCGACAACATCAAATCCGCGGTAGAAAAGGCATGTCCCGGGGTTGTGTCTTGTGCTGATATCTTAGCCATTGCAGCCAGAGACTCCGTTGTACAA CTTGGAGGGCCGAATTGGAATGTGAAAGTAGGAAGAAGAGATGCAAAAACGGCGAGTCAAGCCGCGGCGAATAGTAACATTCCCGCACCGAATATGAGTCTGAGCCAGCTTATTAGTAGTTTCAGCGCCGTTGGACTCTCCACCAGAGATATGGTTGCTCTCTCCG GTGCACACACGATTGGTCAATCCCGTTGCGTGAACTTCCGAGCGAGAGTCTACAACGAGACAAACATCAACGCAGCCTTCGCCACCTTACGTCAGAGATCTTGCCCTAGAGCCGCCGGCTCCGGAGACGCAAACCTAGCTCCACTTGACATCAACTCAGCAACTTCTTTCGACAACAGCTACTTCAAGAACCTAATGGCTCAGAGAGGACTACTACATTCAGACCAAGTGCTCTTCAACGGCGGCTCCACGGACTCCATAGTCCGTGGCTACAGCAACAGTCCGTCGAGCTTTAACTCCGACTTCGCGTCGGCGATGATCAAGATGGGTGATATTAGCCCCTTGACTGGTAGTAGCGGTGAGATCAGGAAAGTTTGTGGGAAAACAAACTGA
- the LOC106326424 gene encoding non-classical arabinogalactan protein 30-like, whose amino-acid sequence MDPRALPFTVLAILIAATTLANSYSPPPPPTTVYPAAKTVEAAVEGMVYCQSCDKFGSWSLAGAEAIAGAKISVICKNHRQQVSFYKVFQTDSYGHFYGELKGLKMTPHFLDHPLHACRAKLVSSPREDCNLFSNINNALDGASLRYEEKRLKWTNYEAVVYAAGPLAFRPDHCPESTAPPPTY is encoded by the coding sequence ATGGACCCACGAGCCTTGCCCTTCACCGTTCTCGCCATCCTCATCGCAGCCACAACTTTAGCCAACAGCTACTCCCCTCCTCCTCCTCCAACCACCGTATACCCCGCCGCGAAAACGGTAGAAGCTGCAGTCGAAGGAATGGTGTACTGCCAATCCTGCGACAAGTTCGGATCATGGTCCTTGGCCGGAGCAGAAGCCATAGCCGGAGCCAAGATCAGCGTCATCTGCAAGAACCACAGGCAGCAAGTGAGCTTCTACAAAGTCTTCCAAACCGATTCGTACGGCCACTTCTACGGCGAGCTCAAAGGCCTTAAAATGACTCCGCATTTCTTGGACCATCCTCTCCACGCTTGCCGTGCCAAACTCGTATCCTCTCCACGCGAGGATTGCAATCTCTTCTCCAACATTAACAATGCTTTGGACGGTGCTTCGTTACGGTATGAGGAGAAGAGGCTCAAGTGGACCAACTACGAGGCTGTGGTTTACGCCGCTGGTCCGTTGGCTTTCCGTCCCGACCATTGTCCCGAGAGTACTGCACCACCGCCTACTTACTGA
- the LOC106326381 gene encoding DNA-binding protein MNB1B-like, whose product MARIRKRVQAVRRAADGSAFDKCEECGVMIAIALFDMHECGEKRREPKRFKCVSSDSKPIGSFGDEPRSPFVFFVEDFRRSYDGNMVDASRICFRVWKNMSREDQKPLVARAEEVDLAHNMKLKEEAQSIHKVNDEADSKAAAKCDKFCECCDHEEEDFDSSDHFEHEFWEDDTVLKY is encoded by the exons ATGGCGAGAATCCGTAAAAGGGTTCAAGCTGTTCGTCGTGCTGCCGATGGAAGCGCTTTCGATAAATG TGAAGAATGTGGTGTTATGATCGCGATTGCTCTGTTTGATATGCACGAGTGTGGGGAGAAAAGAAGAGAACCGAAGAGGTTTAAGTGCGTTTCGAGTGATAGTAAACCAATTGGGAGTTTTGGAGATGAGCCAAGATCACCATTCGTCTTCTTCGT AGAGGATTTTAGGAGAAGCTACGATGGGAACATGGTGGATGCTAGTAGAATATGTTTCAGAGTGTGGAAGAACATGTCAAGAGAG GATCAGAAACCCTTAGTAGCTCGTGCTGAAGAAGTTGATTTGGCTCATAACATGAAACTAAAAGAAGAAGCTCAAAGTATACATAAG GTAAATGATGAGGCAGATTCAAAAGCTGCTGCAAAATGCGACAAG TTTTGTGAGTGCTGTGATCATGAAGAGGAGGACTTCGATTCATCTGATCATTTTGAACATGAGTTTTG GGAAGACGATACTGTACTGAAGTACTGA
- the LOC106324614 gene encoding dehydration-responsive element-binding protein 2A-like, giving the protein MAVYDHSGDTNSTQLDTSRKRKARSRRDGTTVAERLQLWKDYNYNIEEASSPKKRRVPAKGSKKGCMKGKGGPENSQCSFRGVRQRIWGKWVAEIREPNRGSRLWLGTFPTAEEAALAYDEAARVMYGPLARLNFPQKSVSDVMSTSSQSEVCTAGTIGRVHVKTEDGDCDSEASPLEEMKKEVKVDANASVPSSDWLSEFEDKYWSQVLEEKEKHKKQEIAVETCQEQPESLSVADYGWPEDLDQSQWDSSEMFDVSELLGDLNGDIFTDQSQYLEDNVACGLSETEKQQVGLYPSYGLPPLELGAQDGNEFFDMSFSDLQK; this is encoded by the coding sequence ATGGCGGTTTATGATCATAGCGGAGACACTAACAGCACTCAACTCGATACATCACGTAAAAGGAAAGCGAGGAGTAGACGTGACGGTACCACTGTAGCTGAGAGGCTTCAGTTGTGGAAGGACTACAACTACAACATAGAAGAAGCTTCTTCCCCCAAGAAGCGGAGAGTACCTGCGAAAGGATCAAAGAAAGGTTGCATGAAAGGCAAGGGAGGACCGGAGAATAGTCAGTGTAGTTTCAGGGGAGTTAGGCAGAGGATTTGGGGTAAATGGGTTGCTGAGATTAGAGAGCCGAACAGAGGAAGTAGGCTTTGGCTTGGTACCTTTCCAACAGCTGAAGAAGCTGCTTTGGCTTATGATGAGGCGGCTAGGGTTATGTATGGTCCGTTGGCTCGGCTTAACTTCCCTCAGAAGTCTGTGTCTGATGTTATGAGTACGTCGAGTCAGTCTGAGGTGTGCACGGCTGGGACTATTGGGCGTGTTCATGTGAAAACAGAGGATGGAGATTGTGACTCTGAAGCTAGTCCGTTAGAAGAGATGAAGAAGGAGGTGAAGGTAGACGCTAATGCAAGTGTTCCAAGCAGTGATTGGCTGAGCGAGTTTGAGGACAAGTACTGGAGCCAAGTCCTAGAGGAGAAAGAGAAACATAAGAAGCAAGAGATTGCTGTAGAGACCTGTCAGGAGCAGCCTGAATCACTGTCTGTTGCAGATTATGGTTGGCCAGAGGATTTGGATCAGAGTCAGTGGGACTCCTCAGAGATGTTTGATGTTTCTGAGCTTCTAGGTGACTTGAATGGGGACATCTTTACCGACCAGAGCCAGTACCTAGAGGACAATGTTGCTTGTGGATTGTCTGAGACCGAGAAGCAGCAAGTTGGACTCTATCCTAGTTACGGATTGCCTCCTCTTGAGCTAGGGGCACAGGATGGTAATGAGTTCTTCGACATGAGTTTCTCGGATCTGCAGAAGTGA
- the LOC106325382 gene encoding laccase-12 gives MTLNTLSFSLIFCSLLSASSIIAKVQHHNFVIQETPVKRLCKTRNAITVNGMFPGPTLEVNDGDTLEVKVHNRARYNITIHWHGVRQMRTGWADGPEFVTQCPIRPGKSYTYRFTIQGQEGTLWWHAHSSWLRATVYGTLIIHPAPGSSFPFPKPDRQTALVLGEWWNANPVNVINQATRTGAAPNVSDAYTINGQPGDLYNCSTKGTVVVPVNSGETSLLRVINAALNQPLFFTVANHKLTVVGADASYLKPFTTKVLMLGPGQTTDVLLTANQPPKRYYIASRAYQSAQNAPFDNTTTTAILQYTKTTTTSPPIMPPLPAFNHTKTVTSFSRKFKSLRNVVVPKTIDENLFFTIGLGLDKCPKHFPKNRCQGLNGTRFTASMNNVSFVLPSNFSLLQAHSNGIPNVFTTDFPAKPPVKFDYTGKNISRGLFQPVKGTKLYKLKYGSRVQIVLQDTNIVTSENHPIHLHGYDFYIVAEGFGNFNPKKDNSKFNLVDPPLRNTVAVPVNGWAVIRFVADNPGVWLMHCHLDVHIKWGLSMAFLVENGVGELETLEAAPHDLPVC, from the exons ATGACCCTTAACACTCTCTCTTTCTCGCTGATATTTTGTTCCCTTCTCTCCGCCTCATCGATTATCGCTAAAGTTCAACACCATAACTTCGTC ATACAAGAGACGCCAGTGAAGAGGCTGTGCAAGACCCGTAACGCTATCACCGTCAACGGAATGTTCCCGGGACCAACACTCGAAGTCAATGACGGTGACACTCTTGAAGTCAAAGTCCATAACCGTGCCCGTTACAATATCACCATCCATTG GCATGGTGTGAGGCAGATGAGAACTGGATGGGCTGATGGTCCTGAGTTCGTGACCCAGTGCCCAATCCGACCCGGAAAGAGCTACACGTACCGTTTCACTATCCAAGGCCAAGAAGGGACATTGTGGTGGCACGCGCATAGCTCCTGGCTCCGAGCCACCGTCTACGGTACACTCATCATCCACCCAGCCCCTGGTTCCTCTTTTCCATTTCCTAAACCGGATCGCCAAACCGCCCTCGTGCTCG GGGAGTGGTGGAATGCAAACCCGGTTAATGTAATAAACCAAGCGACTCGAACCGGAGCTGCACCAAATGTATCCGATGCTTATACCATCAATGGCCAACCCGGTGATCTTTACAATTGTTCAACCAAAG GGACTGTTGTAGTACCGGTAAATTCAGGTGAAACGAGTCTTCTACGAGTGATCAACGCAGCATTAAACCAACCGCTATTTTTCACGGTGGCTAACCACAAACTAACGGTGGTCGGAGCCGACGCTTCCTACCTCAAACCATTCACCACAAAGGTCCTTATGTTAGGTCCGGGCCAAACCACCGACGTACTTCTAACCGCCAACCAACCGCCCAAACGCTACTACATAGCATCAAGAGCTTACCAAAGCGCCCAAAACGCACCGTTTGACAACACCACAACTACAGCCATTCTCCAATACACAAAAACGACAACCACTTCTCCACCAATCATGCCGCCTTTGCCTGCCTTCAACCACACGAAAACCGTGACGTCATTCTCAAGAAAATTCAAATCTCTTCGAAACGTCGTCGTACCGAAAACAATCGACGAAAATTTGTTCTTCACCATCGGTTTAGGTCTCGATAAATGTCCCAAGCATTTTCCTAAAAACCGGTGCCAAGGCTTGAACGGGACCCGGTTTACAGCCTCCATGAACAACGTGTCGTTTGTTCTACCGTCGAATTTCTCACTCTTGCAAGCACATTCAAACGGAATACCAAACGTTTTCACGACGGATTTTCCAGCTAAACCACCGGTTAAATTCGATTATACCGGGAAAAACATAAGCCGGGGTCTGTTTCAGCCGGTTAAGGGTACTAAGCTGTATAAACTCAAGTATGGCTCCAGAGTTCAGATTGTTTTACAGGATACGAACATTGTTACGTCGGAGAATCATCCCATTCATCTTCATGGTTATGATTTCTACATTGTCGCAGAAGGGTTTGGTAACTTTAACCCCAAGAAAGATAACTCTAAGTTTAACCTAGTTGATCCTCCACTTAGAAACACTGTGGCTGTTCCTGTCAATGGATGGGCTGTTATCAGATTCGTGGCTGATAATCCAG GAGTTTGGTTGATGCATTGTCACTTGGATGTTCATATCAAGTGGGGCCTTAGTATGGCGTTTTTGGTCGAGAATGGTGTCGGAGAGTTGGAAACTCTTGAAGCTGCTCCTCATGATCTACCTGTGTGCTAG